The following proteins are co-located in the Xanthocytophaga agilis genome:
- a CDS encoding sigma-70 family RNA polymerase sigma factor — translation MFQRGKSKSVRNIGDAGSNAYELLADEQLWQKCKSGDRQAFSQIFLRYYKPLHTYGVSLYPDKELIRDCIQEIFLEMWLYRESVAEVDSVKFYVFKSFRRRVFKRLETIRKNPFFELNEISELTIVHSFETLLIQEQSEEGQKNYLLKELSGLPKRQQEAIYLKFYQDLSYEKIAEMMSLNYQSVKNLVHNGVKSIREKLLQKDIFTILWLTGTLVWLFF, via the coding sequence ATGTTCCAAAGAGGGAAATCAAAGTCCGTTAGAAATATTGGGGACGCAGGCTCCAATGCATACGAACTACTTGCTGATGAGCAGCTATGGCAAAAATGTAAATCAGGAGATCGCCAAGCATTTTCTCAGATTTTTCTGCGATACTATAAACCTCTTCATACATATGGCGTAAGCCTTTATCCTGATAAGGAGTTAATTAGAGACTGTATTCAGGAAATTTTTCTGGAGATGTGGTTGTATCGGGAGTCTGTGGCAGAGGTTGATTCCGTAAAGTTTTATGTATTTAAAAGTTTCCGAAGAAGGGTTTTTAAACGACTGGAAACTATTCGGAAGAATCCTTTTTTCGAACTTAATGAAATATCAGAACTGACTATTGTTCACTCGTTTGAAACACTGCTGATACAGGAACAAAGTGAGGAGGGACAAAAAAACTATCTTCTAAAAGAACTCTCCGGTTTGCCTAAAAGACAACAGGAAGCTATTTATCTAAAGTTTTATCAGGATCTGAGCTATGAAAAAATTGCAGAGATGATGTCTCTTAATTATCAATCTGTCAAAAATCTGGTTCACAATGGCGTAAAGTCTATTCGGGAGAAACTTCTGCAAAAAGATATTTTTACAATTCTGTGGCTAACAGGTACATTAGTATGGCTCTTTTTTTGA
- a CDS encoding FecR family protein yields the protein MKYTNYSVEDFVADEFFQQWVKAPQPIHQSFWSEWLKENPHKAEEVEDARRLVAAFIVEADKSLDQQAKNDLGVLWNRIDDADVRSQSSLQSGWLKMAAVFIGFLVIAGVAIFFYSRWSMVQYATDFGKTQKFILPDGSEVVLNGNSQISFSKDWTAMQDREVWIQGEAFFHVAKQKTHSGYRKFIVHTSNVAVEVLGTQFDVNNRRELTRVVLSEGSVRLQPKQITKPFLMVPGDLVELSKKHSLMHRKVNPGLYSAWTQGELNFEKESLADIAQLLEDNYGYQILFSDSTISTRRFSGSASVTNINNLLIKLSKSHNLRITRQGKTIFLDNN from the coding sequence GTGAAATACACTAATTATTCTGTTGAAGATTTTGTTGCTGATGAATTTTTCCAGCAATGGGTAAAAGCTCCACAGCCAATTCACCAATCATTCTGGTCGGAATGGCTTAAAGAGAATCCACATAAGGCAGAAGAAGTAGAAGATGCTCGCAGATTAGTAGCAGCTTTCATAGTTGAAGCAGATAAATCTTTGGATCAGCAGGCAAAAAATGACCTTGGTGTACTATGGAACAGGATTGATGATGCAGATGTTCGTTCACAATCTTCCCTCCAGTCAGGATGGTTAAAAATGGCAGCTGTATTCATCGGATTTCTTGTTATAGCAGGAGTAGCTATATTCTTTTATTCACGTTGGAGTATGGTGCAATATGCAACGGATTTTGGAAAGACTCAGAAGTTTATTTTGCCAGATGGCTCCGAGGTGGTTTTAAATGGTAATTCACAAATCTCCTTTTCAAAAGATTGGACAGCCATGCAAGATCGTGAGGTTTGGATACAAGGTGAGGCATTTTTTCATGTTGCCAAACAAAAGACTCATAGTGGGTATCGTAAATTTATTGTACATACTTCTAATGTGGCAGTAGAAGTATTGGGAACTCAGTTTGATGTAAATAATAGAAGGGAACTTACCCGGGTAGTGCTTAGTGAAGGATCTGTTAGGTTACAACCTAAGCAAATCACGAAGCCTTTTCTTATGGTTCCGGGAGATTTGGTTGAATTATCAAAGAAACATTCCCTGATGCACAGAAAAGTCAATCCAGGATTGTATTCTGCTTGGACACAGGGTGAATTAAACTTTGAAAAAGAATCATTGGCAGATATTGCTCAGTTGCTGGAAGATAACTATGGATATCAAATACTATTTAGTGATTCCACCATTTCTACCAGACGATTCAGTGGATCGGCATCAGTTACCAATATCAATAATTTATTAATCAAGCTTTCTAAATCACACAATTTACGGATTACAAGGCAGGGAAAAACAATTTTTCTGGACAATAATTAA
- a CDS encoding TonB-dependent receptor, with translation MRTYALCAKNLVFFATVILLPELSPGQVLALFPKSRPVKSAGTQNQGSRPLYLVLTEMAKRYKVKFNYDPDLIGSQMVSVEKSSLNNPDPEVVLTQILKPLDLSFEKVQKNDYIIFPGKKRNKESDPKSHLNLIEGIHIESSLATATIQANPATTRAITLSTVSGTVTSGDTGEPLPGVSVSLKGTTQGAITDKDGKYTLNIPSGQENGILVFSSIGYLSEEIPLNNNTIIDVKLATDVKSLGEVVVVGYGTQKKESVTGAISSVTSKDLEHVHGATVSATLAGKIPGASFRMADGRPGAWATVQVRNLGDPLYVIDGIQKDAGQFNNLSPNDIESMTVLKDASASVYGSRAANGVVIVTTKRGKAGNSNTINVDAYYGWQNWTRFPKTVNAAEWMTGKVEADINGLSRHTDITPEELAKWQAGTEKGYQSFDWYKFIVKPNAPQSSVNINATGGSDKINYYLSLTRLDQSSVLGREFTFARTNIQSNIDAKVSNRFKVGVQINGRIETRDQPGVPGADDYWAPRFALFRNRPTERPYANDNPKYVADIGHNDTNWGIMNKAISGYWREDWRVLQSNFTGEYQLPLKGLVAKGMYSYYIADRVMNGHEYTYDAYTYDAQKDEYIRTGGSTNPWRERGVNKVLEKVIQGQLLYNNTFGKHTVGGTFVVERIERNELESWVHSVPQTNALPILQFPDMDTYNDKDVVQARIGYVGRFTYNYADKYFLEIAGRRDASWKFAPAKRWGVFPSVSAGWRISEEGFFKNLDWNVLSDLKLRASYGELGDDNINMGINADDSRFIRDPMYIPGYRYATSRVILDGQVVTGARDKGVPITNLSWFTSKITDIGLDYAFLNGRITGAVDYFYRKRTGLRGIKYDILVPSEIGYSLPEENVNTDAQVGGEISALYSGKVNQVTFSVGGNISYSRSRFISSYKPRFGNSWDQYRGSAEDRWSGTYWGYEVIGQFQSQDQINDYAVNIDGQGNKTLLPGDLIYKDVNGDGVINGDDERPIGYARDKNPIVNYGLSLSVAWKGFDLRADFSGGTMYSYNRQYEMRVAYQNTGNLLKELYDDRWHRADPYNIDSEWIPGKYPALRFNEGGHSNYRNSTFWLTNVKYLRLRTMEIGYSIPKVWTDKIKIQRARIYVNTYNLFSIDNVRHLGVDPEIMDENGLQYPQSKLVNIGVNLSF, from the coding sequence ATGCGAACTTACGCTTTGTGTGCAAAGAATCTGGTATTCTTTGCGACAGTTATCCTTTTGCCTGAACTTTCCCCGGGACAGGTATTAGCCCTGTTTCCTAAATCAAGGCCTGTAAAAAGTGCTGGTACTCAAAACCAGGGCAGTCGTCCTCTCTATCTGGTTTTAACGGAAATGGCTAAACGCTATAAAGTAAAATTTAACTATGATCCGGACTTGATTGGAAGTCAGATGGTAAGTGTAGAAAAATCCAGTCTAAATAATCCTGATCCGGAAGTAGTATTAACTCAGATCCTGAAACCATTAGATCTGTCTTTCGAGAAGGTACAGAAAAATGACTATATTATTTTTCCTGGTAAGAAGAGGAATAAGGAATCAGATCCTAAATCTCATTTAAACCTGATTGAAGGTATTCATATTGAAAGTTCTCTGGCAACTGCAACTATACAGGCTAATCCTGCCACAACACGTGCTATTACACTGAGTACTGTAAGTGGTACAGTTACTTCTGGAGATACAGGAGAGCCTCTGCCAGGTGTAAGTGTAAGTCTGAAAGGAACTACTCAGGGTGCTATTACAGACAAAGATGGAAAATATACACTCAACATACCTTCTGGACAAGAAAATGGTATTCTGGTATTTAGCTCGATTGGCTATCTCTCTGAAGAAATTCCTCTGAATAACAATACAATTATTGATGTAAAGTTGGCCACAGATGTTAAATCACTGGGTGAAGTAGTCGTGGTTGGGTATGGAACGCAGAAAAAAGAATCAGTGACAGGTGCAATCTCCAGTGTTACCAGTAAAGATCTGGAACACGTACATGGGGCTACAGTAAGTGCCACATTGGCTGGTAAAATTCCTGGTGCTTCTTTTCGTATGGCAGATGGACGGCCTGGAGCATGGGCTACTGTACAAGTTCGTAATTTGGGAGACCCTCTATATGTAATTGATGGAATCCAGAAAGATGCAGGTCAGTTTAATAACTTATCCCCCAATGATATCGAAAGTATGACTGTATTGAAAGATGCTTCTGCTTCTGTCTATGGATCTAGGGCGGCCAATGGTGTTGTGATTGTAACAACCAAAAGAGGAAAAGCCGGAAACAGTAATACGATCAATGTCGATGCCTATTATGGCTGGCAGAACTGGACCCGTTTTCCTAAAACAGTAAATGCAGCAGAGTGGATGACAGGGAAAGTGGAAGCTGATATAAATGGATTAAGCCGTCACACAGACATTACTCCAGAAGAGTTAGCTAAGTGGCAGGCGGGTACCGAAAAAGGCTATCAGAGTTTTGACTGGTATAAGTTTATTGTGAAACCTAATGCTCCTCAGTCGTCTGTTAATATTAATGCAACTGGCGGATCTGATAAAATCAATTATTATTTGTCCCTGACCCGGCTGGATCAAAGTTCGGTACTTGGTCGAGAGTTTACCTTTGCACGAACCAACATACAGTCTAACATAGATGCGAAAGTAAGTAATCGGTTCAAGGTAGGCGTTCAGATTAATGGACGTATTGAAACTAGAGACCAGCCAGGCGTGCCAGGTGCAGATGACTACTGGGCACCTCGCTTTGCCCTCTTTCGCAACCGTCCCACAGAACGTCCCTATGCGAATGATAATCCGAAGTATGTAGCTGATATTGGCCATAATGACACCAACTGGGGAATTATGAATAAGGCTATTTCCGGATATTGGCGTGAAGACTGGAGAGTATTACAAAGCAACTTTACAGGAGAATATCAGTTGCCACTCAAAGGTCTTGTGGCTAAAGGAATGTATTCATACTATATCGCAGACCGGGTAATGAATGGACATGAATATACCTATGATGCTTATACTTATGATGCACAAAAAGACGAATATATCCGAACAGGTGGTAGCACAAATCCATGGCGGGAACGTGGTGTAAACAAGGTCCTTGAGAAAGTAATACAGGGACAATTGCTTTATAACAACACCTTTGGCAAACATACAGTTGGGGGTACTTTTGTTGTAGAAAGAATCGAACGTAATGAACTGGAATCTTGGGTGCACTCAGTACCTCAAACGAATGCTCTTCCTATCTTACAGTTTCCAGATATGGATACATATAATGATAAGGATGTGGTACAGGCGCGTATTGGATATGTTGGTCGGTTTACTTACAACTATGCTGATAAATACTTTCTGGAAATTGCTGGACGACGAGATGCGTCCTGGAAGTTTGCCCCTGCTAAGCGTTGGGGAGTATTCCCCTCTGTTTCTGCGGGATGGCGTATCAGTGAAGAGGGATTCTTTAAGAATTTAGATTGGAATGTGTTGAGCGATCTGAAATTACGCGCCTCATATGGTGAACTGGGAGATGACAATATTAACATGGGGATTAATGCAGACGATAGCAGGTTTATAAGAGACCCTATGTATATTCCAGGTTACAGATATGCCACTTCCAGGGTTATTCTGGATGGACAGGTTGTAACAGGTGCCAGAGATAAAGGGGTGCCTATTACTAATTTGTCCTGGTTTACAAGCAAGATTACAGACATTGGTCTGGATTATGCGTTCCTGAATGGAAGGATAACAGGTGCAGTTGACTATTTCTATCGTAAACGTACTGGATTACGAGGTATAAAATATGACATTCTGGTTCCTAGTGAAATAGGGTATTCTTTACCTGAAGAAAACGTAAATACGGATGCTCAGGTAGGTGGAGAGATATCTGCACTTTATAGTGGCAAAGTCAATCAAGTGACGTTCTCAGTAGGTGGCAATATCTCCTATTCAAGAAGCCGTTTTATTTCCTCTTACAAACCCAGATTTGGCAACTCATGGGATCAATACCGGGGTTCTGCTGAAGATCGCTGGAGTGGTACCTATTGGGGATATGAAGTAATAGGGCAGTTCCAATCTCAGGATCAAATCAATGACTATGCAGTAAATATTGATGGTCAAGGCAATAAAACTTTATTGCCAGGAGATTTAATATATAAGGATGTCAATGGCGATGGTGTAATCAATGGAGATGATGAGAGGCCTATTGGATATGCAAGAGATAAAAATCCTATTGTAAACTATGGTCTCAGTCTTTCTGTCGCATGGAAAGGATTTGACTTGAGAGCCGATTTCTCGGGAGGTACTATGTACTCCTATAATCGACAATATGAGATGCGAGTTGCTTATCAGAATACAGGTAATCTGCTGAAAGAATTATATGATGATCGCTGGCATCGGGCAGATCCATACAATATCGATAGTGAATGGATTCCGGGAAAGTATCCAGCTCTTCGCTTTAACGAAGGCGGACACAGCAACTACCGGAACTCTACTTTCTGGCTAACCAATGTCAAATACCTGCGTCTACGTACAATGGAAATTGGATACTCTATTCCCAAAGTGTGGACTGACAAGATTAAAATACAAAGAGCTCGCATCTATGTGAATACCTATAATCTGTTCTCTATTGATAATGTACGTCATTTGGGAGTAGACCCGGAGATTATGGATGAAAATGGCTTGCAGTATCCACAAAGTAAGCTGGTTAATATTGGGGTTAATCTTTCCTTCTAA
- a CDS encoding RagB/SusD family nutrient uptake outer membrane protein, with product MKKYTLLFLLLFITWGCNDEDFLNREPKDILLDEQVWQDKGLVFSVLADLYDRYPDYQTIENWVEFTNFDEAFASASPDYGRHKNQNYGYGDWSYWDYGYMRELNLFIQKCEAAEKLDPADRSRFAAEAHFLRAAAYFEMAKRMGGVPLILEPLEYDFNGDPTYLQYPRAKEYEVYDFVLGELETISTQLPDDPTIKSRATKGLALAMKARAALYAASIARYGVNTPQVSLPGEEVGIPAGKAVTYYEAALDAAQRLIASGKYSLYNKKPDLADNFASLFYDKGNNPEVIFVEDYKLKSGHVHGWTISNQPRYQAEEQQGGRLNPSLNLVQSFEKLDNTFAPLTATDSKGFLLGANNQVAYFNNPQDLFAGRDARLWGTVILPGTQFKNKDVDIWGGYMLANGSVITSDVLGGKKKLSEQGELQQVVGFSGPIDNLEFSAQTGFYVRKYLDPAIGSGQLGTQSEVWWIRYRYAEVLLNAAEAAFELSQPELAATYINQVRERAGFTIPLTANQITFDRIVHERKVELAFEGHQLWDMKRWRIAHMVWNGVSTDLTSNPGKATESSTRPFGLWPYKVYNPGSPNDGKWVFKKIIPGPVTNADWFRMGNYYSQINNDILNNNPKIVKNPNQN from the coding sequence ATGAAAAAATATACGCTTCTTTTTTTGTTGCTCTTCATTACCTGGGGGTGTAACGATGAGGATTTTCTGAATAGAGAACCTAAAGATATTCTCTTGGATGAACAGGTATGGCAGGATAAAGGATTGGTCTTCTCTGTACTGGCTGATTTGTATGACCGCTATCCAGACTATCAGACAATTGAAAACTGGGTAGAGTTTACCAATTTTGATGAAGCATTTGCTTCTGCTTCCCCAGATTATGGTCGTCATAAAAATCAGAATTATGGATATGGAGACTGGAGCTATTGGGATTATGGATATATGCGGGAATTGAATCTATTTATCCAGAAATGTGAGGCAGCAGAGAAGCTGGACCCTGCAGACAGATCCCGTTTTGCTGCTGAAGCTCATTTTCTGAGGGCAGCAGCTTATTTTGAGATGGCAAAACGCATGGGTGGCGTTCCCTTGATTTTGGAGCCTTTAGAATATGATTTTAATGGAGATCCTACCTATTTGCAATATCCACGGGCAAAGGAATATGAAGTATATGATTTTGTCCTTGGTGAGCTGGAAACCATCAGCACACAATTGCCTGATGATCCAACTATTAAATCAAGAGCTACCAAAGGTCTTGCGTTAGCTATGAAGGCCCGTGCTGCTTTATATGCAGCTTCCATTGCCCGTTATGGTGTAAATACCCCACAAGTATCACTCCCTGGTGAAGAAGTAGGTATTCCGGCCGGTAAGGCTGTAACATATTATGAAGCAGCACTTGATGCAGCACAGAGACTTATTGCTAGTGGAAAGTATTCTTTGTACAATAAGAAGCCTGATCTGGCAGATAATTTTGCTAGTCTGTTCTATGACAAAGGAAATAACCCTGAAGTCATCTTTGTAGAAGATTACAAACTGAAAAGCGGACACGTGCATGGATGGACTATTTCCAATCAACCTCGTTATCAAGCAGAAGAGCAACAAGGAGGCCGCTTAAACCCTTCACTGAATCTGGTTCAATCATTTGAGAAACTTGATAATACGTTTGCGCCACTTACTGCAACTGATTCAAAAGGTTTCTTACTTGGAGCCAATAATCAGGTGGCCTATTTTAATAATCCCCAGGATTTGTTTGCCGGACGGGATGCCCGTTTGTGGGGAACTGTAATTCTGCCAGGAACACAATTCAAAAATAAAGATGTAGATATTTGGGGTGGATATATGCTTGCCAATGGTTCTGTTATCACTTCAGATGTGTTGGGAGGTAAAAAGAAGTTATCAGAACAAGGGGAATTACAACAGGTAGTAGGCTTTAGCGGACCTATTGATAATCTGGAATTTAGTGCACAAACAGGCTTCTATGTACGTAAATACCTGGATCCCGCTATAGGATCTGGTCAGTTAGGTACACAAAGTGAAGTCTGGTGGATTCGTTATCGGTATGCAGAAGTCCTGCTCAATGCAGCAGAAGCTGCCTTCGAATTAAGTCAGCCTGAGTTAGCTGCAACATATATCAATCAGGTAAGAGAACGTGCCGGATTCACCATTCCACTTACTGCTAATCAAATTACGTTTGATCGGATTGTACATGAACGTAAAGTAGAACTCGCTTTTGAAGGACACCAACTGTGGGATATGAAACGCTGGCGTATAGCTCATATGGTATGGAATGGGGTAAGTACAGACCTGACCAGTAATCCTGGTAAAGCTACAGAGTCCAGTACTCGTCCGTTTGGTTTGTGGCCTTACAAAGTATACAATCCAGGAAGCCCTAATGATGGTAAATGGGTATTCAAAAAGATTATTCCTGGACCTGTCACAAATGCAGATTGGTTTCGAATGGGAAATTATTATTCACAGATTAATAATGATATCCTGAACAACAATCCTAAAATCGTTAAGAATCCCAACCAGAATTAA
- a CDS encoding DUF3823 domain-containing protein: MKQILFYLTCIMVSITVSSCAYDNYDAPDTYLTGRIVYNGEPINVAYDNVNFELWEPGWQKRIPINVPVAQDGSYSTILFKSTYKLVFQSGQGPFRMLQNDQTGSDTLIVDLKGSQTLDIEVMPYYIIHNAQLTGTTDGKVIGSCSVEKIITDVLYAKDIERVSLYISKTQFVDGRTSVANQDIAGSDITDLNNISLSVTVPSSAPAQDYVYARIGVKISGVEDMIFSPIQKIEL, translated from the coding sequence ATGAAACAGATATTATTTTATCTTACTTGTATCATGGTGAGCATAACTGTAAGTTCTTGTGCTTATGACAACTACGATGCTCCTGATACGTATCTCACTGGTCGGATTGTATATAATGGTGAGCCTATCAATGTAGCCTATGACAATGTGAATTTTGAACTGTGGGAACCAGGCTGGCAAAAAAGAATTCCTATTAATGTGCCTGTTGCCCAGGATGGTTCCTATTCAACCATATTGTTTAAGTCAACATATAAACTTGTTTTTCAATCCGGGCAAGGGCCTTTCAGAATGCTTCAGAATGATCAGACAGGGTCTGATACTCTTATAGTTGATCTTAAAGGAAGCCAGACATTAGATATTGAGGTAATGCCTTACTATATCATCCATAATGCACAGTTGACAGGCACTACAGATGGAAAAGTCATAGGTTCCTGTAGTGTAGAAAAAATCATTACAGATGTGTTGTATGCAAAAGATATAGAACGTGTATCACTTTACATTAGTAAAACACAGTTTGTTGATGGTCGAACCAGTGTAGCCAATCAGGATATAGCGGGTAGCGATATTACAGACCTAAACAATATCAGTTTAAGTGTGACTGTACCTTCATCTGCTCCTGCTCAGGATTATGTATATGCCCGAATTGGAGTAAAAATTAGTGGAGTAGAAGATATGATCTTTTCTCCAATTCAGAAAATTGAACTTTGA
- a CDS encoding glutaminase family protein produces the protein MMNKFFFVFTSLLLSLACIQLQAQELRSPAVPLITIDPYTSVWSFSDKLYDEPTRHWTGRPHRLTGKIRVDGKTLDFMGAPVASRKTIVPTGSQKPYAVNYTFENPGADWMKPTYNATSWKTGQGGFAPDVDQTMRTKWNSNDLWVRREVELKDLNFNKLLLLLKHDDNIEVYINGIEAYTCNCWTDEYKAIQLSDQVKSSLKRGKNLIAVHCANTAGGQHLDFGLADEIKPAIASQPATQKSVIVKATQSIYDFTCGPVDLKVTFTSPLLMNNLDILSRPISYVTFDVHSTDGKPHEVQLYFDASAELAVNNPEQAVIGKRSSNETLHILSAGTQSQKMLETKGDNVRIDWGYVYVAAGKSPQTTTVITEAPKAHAAFTQTGVLPKIDDALTAREVGGQPTVLAISYALGKITNSPVSTHVLVGYDDIQSVEFFKTPLKAWWRRNSGTSFEKMLVSAEKEYKQLVQECTSFDQQLYKDALQSGGEEYAQLCELGYRQAIAAHKLVAGPDGIPFFFSKENFSNGSIGTVDVTYPSAPLFLLYNPTLLKGMMDPIFYYTESGKWTKPFAAHDVGTYPQANGQTYGEDMPVEESGNMLILATAIAEVEGNADYAKKHWKALTTWAEYLKKAGLDPENQLCTDDFAGHLAHNANLSIKAILGIAGYGKLAAMQGDASTATTYNALAKDMAQKWTQMAQDGDHYSLTFDKKGTWSQKYNLVWDKMLGLNIFSPEIAKKEISYYLTKQNKFGLPLDSRKSYTKSDWIIWTATLTNSPKDFQQILHPVYVFANEGPSRIPLSDWHETTNGESVGFRARSVVGGYYIKLLDDYLKKKQSKN, from the coding sequence ATGATGAACAAATTTTTCTTTGTTTTTACAAGTTTACTACTCTCTCTGGCTTGCATTCAGCTACAAGCTCAGGAACTTCGTTCTCCCGCAGTCCCGTTAATTACTATTGATCCCTATACAAGTGTATGGTCTTTCTCTGATAAACTTTATGATGAACCTACCCGCCATTGGACAGGACGTCCACATCGGCTAACAGGAAAGATACGGGTAGATGGCAAAACACTGGACTTTATGGGAGCACCTGTAGCTTCTCGTAAGACCATTGTTCCAACAGGTTCTCAAAAGCCTTACGCTGTGAATTATACTTTTGAAAATCCAGGTGCAGACTGGATGAAACCTACTTATAATGCGACTTCCTGGAAGACAGGTCAGGGTGGTTTTGCACCAGATGTAGACCAGACAATGCGAACCAAATGGAATTCAAACGATCTGTGGGTAAGAAGAGAGGTGGAATTAAAGGATCTGAACTTTAATAAATTGTTGTTATTGTTGAAGCATGACGACAATATTGAAGTATATATCAATGGTATCGAAGCCTATACCTGTAATTGCTGGACAGACGAGTACAAGGCTATACAACTTTCTGATCAGGTTAAGTCTTCTTTGAAAAGAGGAAAGAATCTAATCGCCGTTCATTGTGCTAATACTGCAGGTGGACAACATCTGGATTTTGGGTTAGCAGATGAAATCAAACCTGCTATCGCCAGTCAGCCTGCTACACAGAAATCTGTCATTGTGAAAGCTACTCAAAGTATATATGACTTTACATGTGGTCCAGTTGATCTGAAAGTGACATTTACATCTCCGTTGCTAATGAATAACCTGGATATTCTTTCCCGGCCGATTTCCTATGTGACATTTGATGTACATTCTACTGATGGAAAACCACACGAGGTACAACTCTATTTTGACGCTTCTGCAGAATTAGCAGTAAACAATCCTGAACAAGCAGTAATTGGTAAACGATCGTCTAATGAAACACTACATATTCTAAGTGCAGGTACTCAGTCACAAAAGATGTTAGAGACTAAAGGGGATAATGTGCGTATTGATTGGGGGTATGTCTATGTGGCTGCTGGAAAATCACCACAAACAACTACTGTGATTACAGAGGCTCCTAAGGCACATGCTGCTTTTACTCAGACAGGAGTTCTTCCTAAAATAGATGATGCCTTGACGGCCCGTGAAGTTGGAGGTCAACCAACTGTATTGGCTATTAGCTATGCACTTGGAAAAATCACTAATTCACCAGTTTCTACTCATGTGCTGGTTGGATATGATGATATTCAATCTGTAGAGTTTTTTAAAACGCCTTTAAAGGCATGGTGGAGACGAAACTCAGGAACTAGCTTTGAGAAAATGTTGGTTTCTGCGGAGAAAGAATACAAACAACTTGTACAGGAGTGTACAAGTTTTGATCAGCAATTGTACAAAGATGCCCTTCAATCTGGTGGTGAGGAGTACGCACAATTATGTGAGCTAGGCTATAGACAAGCAATTGCCGCCCACAAGCTGGTAGCGGGTCCGGATGGAATACCTTTCTTTTTCTCAAAGGAAAACTTTAGTAATGGCTCTATTGGAACAGTAGACGTAACCTACCCATCTGCGCCTTTGTTTTTATTATATAATCCGACTTTGTTGAAGGGTATGATGGACCCTATTTTTTACTACACCGAAAGTGGAAAGTGGACAAAGCCCTTTGCTGCCCATGATGTTGGTACGTATCCTCAAGCGAACGGACAGACATATGGAGAAGACATGCCTGTAGAGGAAAGCGGTAATATGCTTATTCTGGCCACTGCTATTGCTGAGGTAGAGGGAAATGCCGACTATGCTAAAAAACACTGGAAAGCATTGACTACCTGGGCCGAATACCTGAAAAAAGCGGGACTTGATCCTGAAAACCAACTATGTACAGACGATTTTGCAGGCCATCTGGCTCACAATGCTAACCTATCCATCAAAGCCATTCTGGGAATAGCAGGTTACGGAAAGCTGGCAGCAATGCAGGGTGATGCCAGTACTGCTACAACCTACAATGCGTTAGCCAAAGATATGGCACAAAAATGGACTCAAATGGCTCAGGATGGAGACCATTACAGCCTTACTTTTGATAAAAAAGGGACCTGGAGCCAGAAATACAATTTAGTATGGGATAAAATGCTGGGATTGAATATATTCTCCCCTGAAATTGCAAAAAAGGAAATTAGTTACTATCTGACAAAACAAAATAAGTTTGGACTTCCTCTGGATAGCCGGAAAAGCTATACCAAGTCTGACTGGATCATATGGACTGCTACTCTAACAAATTCACCAAAGGATTTTCAGCAGATTCTTCATCCTGTATATGTTTTTGCCAATGAAGGTCCTAGCCGTATTCCATTGAGTGACTGGCATGAAACTACCAATGGCGAGTCAGTAGGATTCCGGGCAAGATCTGTAGTCGGAGGGTATTATATTAAATTGTTAGATGACTATCTGAAAAAGAAACAATCCAAAAATTAA
- a CDS encoding PadR family transcriptional regulator — translation MYSKDLIRGTLTPIILKLLYPDRKMYGYEICQKVKELTNEDLIIKEGSLYPALHKLMDDGLINVEEVLIGNRPRRYYQLTAEGKLEAEHRTTELNRFLKTMQLFLEKATNSL, via the coding sequence ATGTATTCAAAAGATCTGATTAGAGGTACCCTTACCCCTATTATCCTGAAGTTACTATATCCAGACAGGAAGATGTATGGATATGAAATCTGCCAAAAAGTAAAAGAGTTGACCAATGAGGACTTAATTATAAAAGAAGGTTCTCTGTATCCTGCGTTGCATAAGCTGATGGATGATGGCTTAATCAACGTTGAAGAGGTTTTGATCGGAAACAGACCCAGACGTTATTATCAACTCACAGCAGAAGGGAAGCTAGAAGCAGAACATAGAACAACCGAGTTAAACCGATTTCTTAAAACGATGCAGTTATTTCTGGAAAAAGCTACTAATTCTCTATAG